From a region of the Thermosipho melanesiensis BI429 genome:
- a CDS encoding IS3 family transposase: protein MLTAKMLKEKGIIQSMSRKGVPQDNGPAESFFSHLKEEVVRINGEKTKEEYKKLIEEYIRFYNEERYQARLKNMAPVEYRNHAV, encoded by the coding sequence ATGTTGACAGCAAAGATGTTAAAAGAAAAAGGAATAATCCAAAGCATGTCAAGAAAAGGTGTACCACAAGACAATGGACCAGCAGAAAGTTTTTTCAGTCATCTTAAAGAAGAAGTAGTAAGAATAAATGGGGAAAAAACAAAAGAAGAATACAAAAAGCTAATAGAAGAATATATACGATTCTACAATGAAGAAAGATACCAAGCAAGATTAAAAAACATGGCTCCGGTGGAATACCGAAACCATGCTGTTTGA
- a CDS encoding IS3 family transposase encodes MKDIYFKCKGIYGYSRITMVLNRKGRKINHKKVYRDGAVCKNKKKESHTQINKHNI; translated from the coding sequence ATCAAAGATATATACTTCAAATGCAAAGGGATATACGGATATAGTAGAATAACAATGGTATTAAATAGGAAAGGAAGGAAAATAAATCACAAGAAAGTATATCGAGATGGGGCTGTATGCAAGAATAAGAAAAAAGAATCACATACGCAAATTAACAAGCACAATATATAG
- a CDS encoding transposase gives MTKKGQKFKKYPSELKYQVVKLFIEENLPKKTIASLLGISPDRVRLWIKNYLLYGEAECKRGKPKKESFEEEMERLRAENAYLKLLMKKFLRKEIVKKLK, from the coding sequence TTGACGAAGAAAGGGCAAAAATTCAAAAAGTATCCTTCTGAGCTAAAATATCAGGTTGTTAAACTTTTCATTGAAGAAAATCTTCCTAAGAAGACTATTGCTTCTCTTTTGGGTATTTCGCCAGATAGAGTTCGTCTTTGGATTAAGAATTATCTTTTGTATGGTGAAGCAGAATGTAAAAGAGGTAAACCAAAGAAAGAATCTTTTGAAGAAGAGATGGAAAGATTACGAGCTGAAAATGCTTATTTAAAGCTTTTGATGAAAAAATTCTTGAGGAAGGAAATAGTAAAAAAATTGAAGTAA